A section of the Cuniculiplasma divulgatum genome encodes:
- the pyrF gene encoding orotidine-5'-phosphate decarboxylase, with protein sequence MESKLVVALDLMKESDLIEMAAKIGSMVFAIKLNWPAILLSGSRIIRDVSRYSRVICDFKVADIPNTNSLITEKALEMGAWGIISHSFTGHDSLRAVIESAGDMKVFSVVSMSHPGSAEFINPNTDRLVEMSVRAGAAGFIAPGNNPAEIARIRKMAPGKIIMTPGVGAQGGKAGDAIRAGADLVIVGRSVYTSADPVKQVGNLNMEIDSSV encoded by the coding sequence TTGGAATCGAAACTTGTTGTAGCGCTGGATCTCATGAAGGAGAGTGACCTGATTGAGATGGCAGCTAAGATTGGATCCATGGTATTTGCAATAAAACTGAACTGGCCTGCAATACTTCTGTCAGGATCCAGAATAATCAGGGATGTGTCTCGCTATTCACGTGTCATATGTGACTTCAAGGTTGCGGACATACCAAACACAAATTCCCTCATAACGGAGAAAGCGCTTGAAATGGGAGCATGGGGGATTATCTCCCACTCATTCACGGGGCACGATTCCCTTCGCGCTGTAATTGAATCCGCAGGCGACATGAAGGTTTTTTCTGTTGTCTCAATGAGCCATCCCGGATCAGCGGAATTCATAAACCCGAATACAGACAGGCTTGTGGAAATGTCAGTCCGTGCCGGTGCAGCAGGCTTCATAGCACCGGGAAACAACCCTGCAGAAATAGCCCGGATCCGAAAGATGGCTCCGGGAAAGATCATAATGACCCCCGGCGTGGGAGCGCAGGGGGGGAAGGCAGGGGACGCAATACGTGCAGGCGCAGATCTTGTCATTGTGGGAAGATCGGTATACACATCCGCTGATCCTGTTAA